The following coding sequences are from one Paenibacillus sp. JDR-2 window:
- a CDS encoding methyltransferase domain-containing protein produces MAQLFERLDLKEWLDGDSVEPVELEKSLREVWGVNRYLGGNPALFVHLERLMRKLAPSEPVRVLDVATGLADLPVAFVDWCKKRGRSVSLVAVDNHPQIVQLATRRTDAHPSIEVLHADATALPFADRSFDLAFCNLALHHLDEQSAIKLFAEMARVTRAGWVVTDLERHRLAYLAAKLLAKFVWKSPVTRHDGPLSVMRSFTPQETRRLVELAGVNAAVHKHFPFRLAVVGHE; encoded by the coding sequence ATGGCACAGCTGTTCGAACGGCTGGACCTGAAGGAGTGGCTAGATGGGGATAGTGTAGAACCGGTGGAGCTGGAAAAGAGCCTCCGGGAAGTGTGGGGCGTCAACCGGTATCTTGGCGGAAATCCGGCTTTGTTTGTTCATTTGGAAAGGCTGATGCGCAAGCTGGCGCCAAGCGAACCGGTACGGGTATTGGATGTGGCCACGGGTCTCGCGGATCTTCCGGTTGCTTTCGTTGACTGGTGCAAAAAAAGAGGAAGGAGCGTCTCGCTTGTCGCCGTGGACAACCATCCGCAAATCGTGCAGCTGGCTACTCGCCGTACGGATGCGCATCCATCCATTGAAGTCTTGCATGCGGACGCAACCGCATTGCCTTTTGCAGACCGCAGCTTTGATCTGGCCTTTTGCAATCTCGCCTTGCATCATCTGGATGAGCAATCGGCCATTAAGCTGTTCGCCGAAATGGCCCGCGTGACCCGCGCAGGCTGGGTAGTCACGGATCTGGAAAGGCATCGACTCGCTTATCTGGCAGCCAAGCTGCTGGCCAAATTCGTATGGAAGAGCCCGGTAACGAGACATGACGGACCGCTGTCGGTCATGCGCTCCTTCACTCCGCAGGAGACGCGGCGGCTGGTTGAGCTTGCTGGCGTAAACGCTGCGGTACATAAACATTTTCCGTTCCGGCTAGCCGTGGTTGGCCATGAATAG